A single region of the Oncorhynchus kisutch isolate 150728-3 linkage group LG30, Okis_V2, whole genome shotgun sequence genome encodes:
- the LOC109874619 gene encoding eukaryotic translation initiation factor 4 gamma 1 isoform X6, whose protein sequence is MPPSPQYPVTSGTAGFYPGTSPAEYPTYAGAYYPAQPQYSHTPPVQTAPVMISPAQPQQQALPPQPPPSQPLAPKRERIAIRIRDPNQGGRDITEEIMSGGRATSTPPSQSSTTEGEGLSQTNGEVTKPVTMMTRTDDNTEPAETMAAMTPPPALVTPEPATATVSTEAKQEKDSQAAPPTKQVVSQSTVPTAAGKAEEAIPPEEDQAPPPSPSPPAAPTSPPPAEVQTPPPITTIAQVSDTVDAGVTLAGKAVTPEAPPIEEEPSAALAAVEKPPALVAEKEEAENKKEEVVVEEEIVEKVKEEPVLTTKPEVVAPVTVAVAKEHTKPAPRPLTPVATATIKHSAPAVKPVVSVEAPTKTESVVEPTAPKQETAVPVSAPVPAVTPSVPEAEPAMAQKSEAQTPLSNGLPQEYPDEVDAPVPAQERTAMPNTEPAVPTPQETATLADAAVAEEGEKEEDAATVPLASSPSEDTSMQAAVSVPKKKRNMKELNKKEAIGDMLDAFKEEKEAAAAPEPLSTLAEPSPVAPPSLVTADAPDETWEEKEDKQNADTPPLKPGDLKYQYKGEQWKPIDPEDKKRYDREFLLGFRYIGASMNKPEGLPLICDVVLDKANKTPMRPAEPGRNMMNAGPDFTPAFMGNLGRQSSGGGGGGPRGPGRDHMGPPGPRRSQQGQRKEPRKIIISSSLGGDVELNKAEKAWKPAVKMAGSRGTGPEEEESDDPEQAKTQELFKRVRSILNKLTPQMFQQLMKQVTELTIDTEERLKGVIDLIFEKAISEPNFSVAYANMCRCLMGLKVPTTDKPGVTVNFRKLLLNRCQKEFEKDQDDDVIFEAKQKEMEAAKEEEKAGLKAELEEAKDKARRRSLGNIKFIGELFKLKMLTEAIMHDCIVKLLKNHDEESLECLCRLLSTIGKDLDFEKAKPRMDQYFAQMDKIIKEKKTSSRIRFMLQDVIDLRRSGWVPRRGEQGPKTIDQIHKDAEREEQMQLVKVQQQFMSRNDSGGGGGGGGGGRGGGGGGGGGRDGRGGDRDRGGRDQGGRGGQHGGQGARGSQPQDEGWNTVPISTKNRPIDTSRLSKITKPGALDFNNQLLAPQLGGKGMWGSWGKGSSGGTTGAKPAAGAEPAAETGRPATGNRFSALQQSVPPASSSDADRRVPQRSSSSRDRGGDRDRFDRFERRDSSRDARPPVTKRSFSRETEERRSDSRTPTEPPVRRVASMSDDRNRGSRDRGGSGSRDRAPSKEAVVKRETGPTLPPAAPAKPAMTEEELDKKSSAIIEEYLHLNDMKEALQCVGELNSAPLLFVFVRNGLEDTLERSAIARERMGLLLHQLLKAGTLPTTQYYKGLQEILEVAEDMAIDIPHIWQYLAELITPMLHDGGIPMGQLFREISKPLVPLGKAGLLLVQILNLLCKGMTHKKVGGLWTEAGLNWRDFLPEDEDVNKFVTEQKMEFTLGEESDETNQKKPMSGEELSKNLDRLIQDRANNQRIRDWVEANLDEQQAAANQFVRALMTSICQSAVICENPYKVDVEQITQRAKLLQRYLSDEHRELQALYALQALMVHMEQPANLLRMFFDALYDEDVIKEEAFYRWESSKDPAEQTGKGVALKSVTAFFTWLREAEEESDKD, encoded by the exons CAGGTGCCTACTACCCAGCCCAGCCGCAGTACAGCCACACACCCCCTGTCCAAACGGCGCCTGTCATGATAAGCCCCGCCCAGCCCCAGCAACAGGCCCTGCCCCCTCAGCCGCCGCCGAGCCAACCACTGGCACCCAAGAGGGAGCGCATAGCG aTCAGAATACGAGACCCCAACCAGGGGGGCCGCGATATCACAGAGGAGATCATGTCCGGGGGAAGGGCCACCTCCACCCCCCCATCACAG TCCTCCACTACAGAGGGAGAAGGTCTTTCCCAGACCAACGGAGAAGTTACAAAGCCCGTCACCATGATGACGAGAACAG ATGATAACACGGAACCTGCAGAAACAATGGCCGCCATGACCCCGCCTCCTGCGTTGGTGACCCCAGAGCCTGCCACCGCCACCGTCTCAACTGAGGCCAAGCAGGAAAAAGATAGCCAGGCAGCCCCACCTACCAAACAGGTCGTCAGCCAATCGACTGTCCCCACGGCTGCGGGGAAGGCCGAGGAAGCCATTCCGCCAGAGGAAGACCAGgcccctcccccatccccctcgCCCCCGGCAGCTCctacctcccctccccctgcAGAGGTGCAGACACCACCCCCCATCACCACCATCGCTCAGGTCAGTGACACGGTGGATGCCGGTGTGACCCTGGCGGGAAAGGCAGTGACTCCTGAAGCTCCTCCCATTGAGGAAGAGCCTTCGGCCGCCCTAGCAGCCGTCGAGAAGCCTCCTGCTCTGGTAGCGGagaaagaggaggcagagaatAAAAAGGAAGaagtagtggtggaggaggagattgTAGAGAAGGTAAAGGAGGAGCCTGTGCTTACCACCAAGCCAGAGGTAGTGGCGCCTGTTACGGTGGCGGTCGCTAAAGAACACACTAAGCCCGCACCACGACCTTTGACCCCCGTTGCCACAGCAACGATCAAACACTCTGCCCCGGCTGTGAAGCCGGTGGTGTCTGTGGAAGCTCCCACTAAAACTGAGAGCGTGGTCGAGCCGACAGCGCCGAAACAGGAAACTGCTGTGCCCGTGTCTGCCCCCGTTCCTGCCGTCACTCCCTCTGTCCCGGAGGCAGAGCCCGCCATGGCCCAGAAGAGCGAGGCGCAGACGCCCCTGTCCAACGGCCTCCCCCAGGAGTACCCCGACGAGGTAGACGCCCCCGTGCCCGCACAAGAGCGAACTGCAATGCCCAACACCGAGCCTGCCGTTCCCACACCTCAGGAAACTGCTACCCTTGCAGATGCTGCCGtggcagaggagggggagaaagaggaagatgcAGCCACGGTGCCCTTGGCCAGTAGCCCTTCAGAGGACACGTCTATGCAAG CTGCTGTGTCTGTGCCAAAGAAGAAGAGGAACATGAAGGAGCTGAACAAGAAGGAGGCCATAGGAGACATGCTGGATGCCTTCAAAGAG GAGAAGGAGGCGGCGGCTGCCCCCGAGCCCTTGTCCACTCTGGCGGAGCCCAGCCCTGTGGCCCCTCCCTCTTTGGTGACTGCCGACGCGCCAGACGAGAcgtgggaggagaaggaggacaagCAGAATGCAGACACGCCCCCGCTCAAACCAGGCGACCTCAAGTACCAGTACAAAGGAG AGCAATGGAAGCCTATCGACCCGGAGGATAAGAAGAGGTACGACAGGGAGTTCCTGCTGGGCTTCCGGTACATTGGTGCCAGCATGAACAAGCCCGAAGGCCTGCCTCTTATCTGCGATGTGGTGTTGGATAAG gccaATAAGACCCCCATGCGCCCAGCGGAGCCGGGTCGCAACATGATGAACGCCGGGCCAGACTTCACCCCCGCCTTCATGGGTAACCTGGGCAGACAGTCCTCcggaggtgggggagggggacCACGGGGCCCTGGAAGGGACCATATGGGA CCCCCAGGACCCCGGCGCTCCCAGCAGGGCCAGCGCAAGGAGCCCCGAAAGATCATCATCTCCTCATCGCTAGGCGGCGACGTGGAGCTCAACAAGGCAGAGAAGGCCTGGAAGCCCGCGGTGAAGATGGCGGGGAGCCGCGGGACCGGCcccgaggaggaggagagcgacGACCCCGAGCAGGCCAAGACCCAGGAGCTGTTCAAGAGGGTCCGCTCCATCCTCAACAAGCTGACCCCTCAGATGTTCCAGCAGCTGATGAAACAGGTCACAGAGCTGACCATCGACACGGAGGAGCGGCTGAAGGGAGTGATCGACCTCATCTTTGAGAAGGCCATCTCCGAGCCCAACTTCTCCGTGGCCTACGCCAACATGTGCCGCTGTCTTATGGGG TTGAAAGTGCCCACCACAGACAAGCCGGGAGTGACTGTGAACTTCCGTAAGCTGCTGCTGAACCGCTGTCAGAAGGAGTTTGAGAAGGACCAGGACGACGACGTGATCTTTGAGGCCAAACAGAAGGAGATGGAGGCCGCAAAAGAG GAGGAGAAAGCCGGTCTGAAGGCGGAGCTGGAGGAGGCGAAGGACAAGGCGCGCCGGCGGTCGCTGGGTAACATCAAGTTCATCGGCGAGCTGTTCAAGCTGAAGATGCTGACGGAGGCCATCATGCACGACTGCATCGTCAAGCTGCTGAAGAACCACGACGAGGAATCGCTGGAGTGCCTCTGTAGACTGCTGTCCACCATCGGCAAGGACCTGGACTTTGAGAAGGCCAAg CCCCGTATGGACCAGTACTTTGCCCAGATGGACAAGATCATCAAGGAGAAGAAGACCTCGTCCAGGATCCGCTTCATGCTGCAGGACGTCATCGACCTCAGACGG AGTGGCTGGGTGCCCCGGCGAGGGGAGCAAGGCCCGAAGACCATAGACCAGATCCACAAGGACGCTGAGCGAGAGGAGCAAATGCAGCTGGTCAAGGTCCAACAGCAGTTTATGTCAAGGAAtgacagtggtggtggtggaggaggtggtggtggtggaagaggaggtggtggtggtggtggtggaggaagaGACGGCAGGGGGGGAGACCgagacagaggaggaagggatCAGGGGGGCCGTGGGGGCCAGCACGGCGGCCAGGGGGCTAGgggcagccagccccaggacgaAGGCTGGAACACAGTGCCTATCTCCACCAAGAACAGACCCATCGATACCAGCCGGCTCAGCAAGATCACCAAG CCTGGTGCTCTGGACTTCAACAACCAGCTCCTTGCGCCCCAGCTCGGGGGTAAGGGCATGTGGGGCAGCTGGGGCAAGGGCAGCAGTGGAGGCACCACAGGAGCCAAGCCTGCCGCCGGAGCTGAACCGG CAGCGGAGACTGGCCGTCCGGCCACTGGCAACCGTTTCTCTGCCTTGCAGCAGTCTGTTCCACCAGCGTCGTCCTCGGACGCTGACCGCAGGGTACCCCAGAG GTCCAGCTCCAGTCGTGACCGCGGCGGGGACCGGGACAGGTTTGACCGCTTCGAGCGGCGCGACAGTAGTCGCGACGCCCGCCCGCCTGTCACCAAGCGCAGCTTCAGCCGCGAGACAGAGGAGCGTAGGAGTGATAGTCGCACCCCTACGGAACCCCCCGTCCGGCGCGTAGCCAGCATGTCTGACGACCGGAACAGAGGCAGCCGTGACCGGGGAGGCAGCGGTAGCCGGGACAGGGCTCCTAGCAAGGAGGCTGTTG TGAAGCGTGAGACAGGCCCCACCCTTCCCCCCGCTGCTCCGGCCAAACCGGCCATGACCGAGGAGGAGCTGGACAAGAAGTCCAGCGCCATCATCGAGGAGTATCTCCATCTCAACGACATGAAG GAGGCGCTGCAGTGTGTAGGGGAGCTGAACAGCGCCCCGCTGCTCTTTGTGTTTGTGCGGAACGGCCTGGAGGACACTCTGGAGCGCAGCGCCATCGCCAGGGAACGGATGGGCCTGCTGCTGCACCAACTCCTCAAGGCCGGCACCCTGCCCACAACACAGTACTACAAggg GCTCCAGGAGATCCTGGAGGTGGCTGAGGATATGGCCATAGACATCCCCCACATCTGGCAATACCTGGCCGAGCTCATCACCCCCATGCTCCATGACGGAGGCATCCCCATGGGACAGCTCTTCAG gGAGATCTCCAAGCCCCTGGTTCCCCTGGGTAAGGCTGGTCTGCTGCTGGTGCAGATTCTCAACTTACTCTGCAAAGGAATG ACCCATAAGAAGGTGGGTGGTCTGTGGACGGAAGCAGGGCTCAACTGGAGAGACTTCCTGCCAGAGGATGAGGACGTCAATAAGTTTGTGACTGAACAG AAAATGGAGTTTACCCTGGGGGAGGAGTCGGATGAGACCAATCAGAAGAAGCCCATGAGCGGGGAGGAGCTTAGCAAAAATCTGGACAGACTGATCCAGGACAGGGCTAACAACCAGCGCATCAGAGACTGGGTCGAG GCCAACCTGGACGAACAGCAGGCGGCTGCCAACCAGTTTGTGCGCGCTCTGATGACCTCCATTTGCCAGTCAGCTGTTATAT GTGAGAACCCGTACAAGGTGGATGTGGAGCAGATTACCCAGAGGGCCAAGCTGCTGCAGCGGTACCTGAGTGACGAGCATAGGGAGCTGCAGGCCCTTTACGCCCTCCAGGCCCTCATGGTGCACATGGAGCAACCGGCCA ATCTGCTGCGGATGTTCTTTGACGCACTGTACGACGAGGACGTGATCAAAGAGGAGGCCTTCTACAGGTGGGAGTCCAGCAAAGACCCCGCAGAGCAGACCGGCAAGGGCGTGGCCCTTAAGTCGGTCACCGCCTTCTTCACCTGGCTCCGCGAGGCCGAAGAGGAGTCCGACAAGGACTAA
- the LOC109874619 gene encoding eukaryotic translation initiation factor 4 gamma 1 isoform X5 has translation MNKPPQPITGPTSVPHPSPSPGLTQAAYAPGQPPSLVFATPPPQQMNSSPQPRQFAAGPRALHQQGGYRALQPYYANRATMSTSAPRVQTSSGPRPVGPTHVYQPSSQMMMIPGQQLSFAGSPQGYFIPPGQYRAPYMPPSPQYPVTSGTAGFYPGTSPAEYPTYAGAYYPAQPQYSHTPPVQTAPVMISPAQPQQQALPPQPPPSQPLAPKRERIAIRIRDPNQGGRDITEEIMSGGRATSTPPSQSSTTEGEGLSQTNGEVTKPVTMMTRTDDNTEPAETMAAMTPPPALVTPEPATATVSTEAKQEKDSQAAPPTKQVVSQSTVPTAAGKAEEAIPPEEDQAPPPSPSPPAAPTSPPPAEVQTPPPITTIAQVSDTVDAGVTLAGKAVTPEAPPIEEEPSAALAAVEKPPALVAEKEEAENKKEEVVVEEEIVEKVKEEPVLTTKPEVVAPVTVAVAKEHTKPAPRPLTPVATATIKHSAPAVKPVVSVEAPTKTESVVEPTAPKQETAVPVSAPVPAVTPSVPEAEPAMAQKSEAQTPLSNGLPQEYPDEVDAPVPAQERTAMPNTEPAVPTPQETATLADAAVAEEGEKEEDAATVPLASSPSEDTSMQAAVSVPKKKRNMKELNKKEAIGDMLDAFKEEKEAAAAPEPLSTLAEPSPVAPPSLVTADAPDETWEEKEDKQNADTPPLKPGDLKYQYKGEQWKPIDPEDKKRYDREFLLGFRYIGASMNKPEGLPLICDVVLDKANKTPMRPAEPGRNMMNAGPDFTPAFMGNLGRQSSGGGGGGPRGPGRDHMGPPGPRRSQQGQRKEPRKIIISSSLGGDVELNKAEKAWKPAVKMAGSRGTGPEEEESDDPEQAKTQELFKRVRSILNKLTPQMFQQLMKQVTELTIDTEERLKGVIDLIFEKAISEPNFSVAYANMCRCLMGLKVPTTDKPGVTVNFRKLLLNRCQKEFEKDQDDDVIFEAKQKEMEAAKEEEKAGLKAELEEAKDKARRRSLGNIKFIGELFKLKMLTEAIMHDCIVKLLKNHDEESLECLCRLLSTIGKDLDFEKAKPRMDQYFAQMDKIIKEKKTSSRIRFMLQDVIDLRRSGWVPRRGEQGPKTIDQIHKDAEREEQMQLVKVQQQFMSRNDSGGGGGGGGGGRGGGGGGGGGRDGRGGDRDRGGRDQGGRGGQHGGQGARGSQPQDEGWNTVPISTKNRPIDTSRLSKITKPGALDFNNQLLAPQLGGKGMWGSWGKGSSGGTTGAKPAAGAEPAAETGRPATGNRFSALQQSVPPASSSDADRRVPQRSSSSRDRGGDRDRFDRFERRDSSRDARPPVTKRSFSRETEERRSDSRTPTEPPVRRVASMSDDRNRGSRDRGGSGSRDRAPSKEAVVKRETGPTLPPAAPAKPAMTEEELDKKSSAIIEEYLHLNDMKEALQCVGELNSAPLLFVFVRNGLEDTLERSAIARERMGLLLHQLLKAGTLPTTQYYKGLQEILEVAEDMAIDIPHIWQYLAELITPMLHDGGIPMGQLFREISKPLVPLGKAGLLLVQILNLLCKGMTHKKVGGLWTEAGLNWRDFLPEDEDVNKFVTEQKMEFTLGEESDETNQKKPMSGEELSKNLDRLIQDRANNQRIRDWVEANLDEQQAAANQFVRALMTSICQSAVICENPYKVDVEQITQRAKLLQRYLSDEHRELQALYALQALMVHMEQPANLLRMFFDALYDEDVIKEEAFYRWESSKDPAEQTGKGVALKSVTAFFTWLREAEEESDKD, from the exons CAGGTGCCTACTACCCAGCCCAGCCGCAGTACAGCCACACACCCCCTGTCCAAACGGCGCCTGTCATGATAAGCCCCGCCCAGCCCCAGCAACAGGCCCTGCCCCCTCAGCCGCCGCCGAGCCAACCACTGGCACCCAAGAGGGAGCGCATAGCG aTCAGAATACGAGACCCCAACCAGGGGGGCCGCGATATCACAGAGGAGATCATGTCCGGGGGAAGGGCCACCTCCACCCCCCCATCACAG TCCTCCACTACAGAGGGAGAAGGTCTTTCCCAGACCAACGGAGAAGTTACAAAGCCCGTCACCATGATGACGAGAACAG ATGATAACACGGAACCTGCAGAAACAATGGCCGCCATGACCCCGCCTCCTGCGTTGGTGACCCCAGAGCCTGCCACCGCCACCGTCTCAACTGAGGCCAAGCAGGAAAAAGATAGCCAGGCAGCCCCACCTACCAAACAGGTCGTCAGCCAATCGACTGTCCCCACGGCTGCGGGGAAGGCCGAGGAAGCCATTCCGCCAGAGGAAGACCAGgcccctcccccatccccctcgCCCCCGGCAGCTCctacctcccctccccctgcAGAGGTGCAGACACCACCCCCCATCACCACCATCGCTCAGGTCAGTGACACGGTGGATGCCGGTGTGACCCTGGCGGGAAAGGCAGTGACTCCTGAAGCTCCTCCCATTGAGGAAGAGCCTTCGGCCGCCCTAGCAGCCGTCGAGAAGCCTCCTGCTCTGGTAGCGGagaaagaggaggcagagaatAAAAAGGAAGaagtagtggtggaggaggagattgTAGAGAAGGTAAAGGAGGAGCCTGTGCTTACCACCAAGCCAGAGGTAGTGGCGCCTGTTACGGTGGCGGTCGCTAAAGAACACACTAAGCCCGCACCACGACCTTTGACCCCCGTTGCCACAGCAACGATCAAACACTCTGCCCCGGCTGTGAAGCCGGTGGTGTCTGTGGAAGCTCCCACTAAAACTGAGAGCGTGGTCGAGCCGACAGCGCCGAAACAGGAAACTGCTGTGCCCGTGTCTGCCCCCGTTCCTGCCGTCACTCCCTCTGTCCCGGAGGCAGAGCCCGCCATGGCCCAGAAGAGCGAGGCGCAGACGCCCCTGTCCAACGGCCTCCCCCAGGAGTACCCCGACGAGGTAGACGCCCCCGTGCCCGCACAAGAGCGAACTGCAATGCCCAACACCGAGCCTGCCGTTCCCACACCTCAGGAAACTGCTACCCTTGCAGATGCTGCCGtggcagaggagggggagaaagaggaagatgcAGCCACGGTGCCCTTGGCCAGTAGCCCTTCAGAGGACACGTCTATGCAAG CTGCTGTGTCTGTGCCAAAGAAGAAGAGGAACATGAAGGAGCTGAACAAGAAGGAGGCCATAGGAGACATGCTGGATGCCTTCAAAGAG GAGAAGGAGGCGGCGGCTGCCCCCGAGCCCTTGTCCACTCTGGCGGAGCCCAGCCCTGTGGCCCCTCCCTCTTTGGTGACTGCCGACGCGCCAGACGAGAcgtgggaggagaaggaggacaagCAGAATGCAGACACGCCCCCGCTCAAACCAGGCGACCTCAAGTACCAGTACAAAGGAG AGCAATGGAAGCCTATCGACCCGGAGGATAAGAAGAGGTACGACAGGGAGTTCCTGCTGGGCTTCCGGTACATTGGTGCCAGCATGAACAAGCCCGAAGGCCTGCCTCTTATCTGCGATGTGGTGTTGGATAAG gccaATAAGACCCCCATGCGCCCAGCGGAGCCGGGTCGCAACATGATGAACGCCGGGCCAGACTTCACCCCCGCCTTCATGGGTAACCTGGGCAGACAGTCCTCcggaggtgggggagggggacCACGGGGCCCTGGAAGGGACCATATGGGA CCCCCAGGACCCCGGCGCTCCCAGCAGGGCCAGCGCAAGGAGCCCCGAAAGATCATCATCTCCTCATCGCTAGGCGGCGACGTGGAGCTCAACAAGGCAGAGAAGGCCTGGAAGCCCGCGGTGAAGATGGCGGGGAGCCGCGGGACCGGCcccgaggaggaggagagcgacGACCCCGAGCAGGCCAAGACCCAGGAGCTGTTCAAGAGGGTCCGCTCCATCCTCAACAAGCTGACCCCTCAGATGTTCCAGCAGCTGATGAAACAGGTCACAGAGCTGACCATCGACACGGAGGAGCGGCTGAAGGGAGTGATCGACCTCATCTTTGAGAAGGCCATCTCCGAGCCCAACTTCTCCGTGGCCTACGCCAACATGTGCCGCTGTCTTATGGGG TTGAAAGTGCCCACCACAGACAAGCCGGGAGTGACTGTGAACTTCCGTAAGCTGCTGCTGAACCGCTGTCAGAAGGAGTTTGAGAAGGACCAGGACGACGACGTGATCTTTGAGGCCAAACAGAAGGAGATGGAGGCCGCAAAAGAG GAGGAGAAAGCCGGTCTGAAGGCGGAGCTGGAGGAGGCGAAGGACAAGGCGCGCCGGCGGTCGCTGGGTAACATCAAGTTCATCGGCGAGCTGTTCAAGCTGAAGATGCTGACGGAGGCCATCATGCACGACTGCATCGTCAAGCTGCTGAAGAACCACGACGAGGAATCGCTGGAGTGCCTCTGTAGACTGCTGTCCACCATCGGCAAGGACCTGGACTTTGAGAAGGCCAAg CCCCGTATGGACCAGTACTTTGCCCAGATGGACAAGATCATCAAGGAGAAGAAGACCTCGTCCAGGATCCGCTTCATGCTGCAGGACGTCATCGACCTCAGACGG AGTGGCTGGGTGCCCCGGCGAGGGGAGCAAGGCCCGAAGACCATAGACCAGATCCACAAGGACGCTGAGCGAGAGGAGCAAATGCAGCTGGTCAAGGTCCAACAGCAGTTTATGTCAAGGAAtgacagtggtggtggtggaggaggtggtggtggtggaagaggaggtggtggtggtggtggtggaggaagaGACGGCAGGGGGGGAGACCgagacagaggaggaagggatCAGGGGGGCCGTGGGGGCCAGCACGGCGGCCAGGGGGCTAGgggcagccagccccaggacgaAGGCTGGAACACAGTGCCTATCTCCACCAAGAACAGACCCATCGATACCAGCCGGCTCAGCAAGATCACCAAG CCTGGTGCTCTGGACTTCAACAACCAGCTCCTTGCGCCCCAGCTCGGGGGTAAGGGCATGTGGGGCAGCTGGGGCAAGGGCAGCAGTGGAGGCACCACAGGAGCCAAGCCTGCCGCCGGAGCTGAACCGG CAGCGGAGACTGGCCGTCCGGCCACTGGCAACCGTTTCTCTGCCTTGCAGCAGTCTGTTCCACCAGCGTCGTCCTCGGACGCTGACCGCAGGGTACCCCAGAG GTCCAGCTCCAGTCGTGACCGCGGCGGGGACCGGGACAGGTTTGACCGCTTCGAGCGGCGCGACAGTAGTCGCGACGCCCGCCCGCCTGTCACCAAGCGCAGCTTCAGCCGCGAGACAGAGGAGCGTAGGAGTGATAGTCGCACCCCTACGGAACCCCCCGTCCGGCGCGTAGCCAGCATGTCTGACGACCGGAACAGAGGCAGCCGTGACCGGGGAGGCAGCGGTAGCCGGGACAGGGCTCCTAGCAAGGAGGCTGTTG TGAAGCGTGAGACAGGCCCCACCCTTCCCCCCGCTGCTCCGGCCAAACCGGCCATGACCGAGGAGGAGCTGGACAAGAAGTCCAGCGCCATCATCGAGGAGTATCTCCATCTCAACGACATGAAG GAGGCGCTGCAGTGTGTAGGGGAGCTGAACAGCGCCCCGCTGCTCTTTGTGTTTGTGCGGAACGGCCTGGAGGACACTCTGGAGCGCAGCGCCATCGCCAGGGAACGGATGGGCCTGCTGCTGCACCAACTCCTCAAGGCCGGCACCCTGCCCACAACACAGTACTACAAggg GCTCCAGGAGATCCTGGAGGTGGCTGAGGATATGGCCATAGACATCCCCCACATCTGGCAATACCTGGCCGAGCTCATCACCCCCATGCTCCATGACGGAGGCATCCCCATGGGACAGCTCTTCAG gGAGATCTCCAAGCCCCTGGTTCCCCTGGGTAAGGCTGGTCTGCTGCTGGTGCAGATTCTCAACTTACTCTGCAAAGGAATG ACCCATAAGAAGGTGGGTGGTCTGTGGACGGAAGCAGGGCTCAACTGGAGAGACTTCCTGCCAGAGGATGAGGACGTCAATAAGTTTGTGACTGAACAG AAAATGGAGTTTACCCTGGGGGAGGAGTCGGATGAGACCAATCAGAAGAAGCCCATGAGCGGGGAGGAGCTTAGCAAAAATCTGGACAGACTGATCCAGGACAGGGCTAACAACCAGCGCATCAGAGACTGGGTCGAG GCCAACCTGGACGAACAGCAGGCGGCTGCCAACCAGTTTGTGCGCGCTCTGATGACCTCCATTTGCCAGTCAGCTGTTATAT GTGAGAACCCGTACAAGGTGGATGTGGAGCAGATTACCCAGAGGGCCAAGCTGCTGCAGCGGTACCTGAGTGACGAGCATAGGGAGCTGCAGGCCCTTTACGCCCTCCAGGCCCTCATGGTGCACATGGAGCAACCGGCCA ATCTGCTGCGGATGTTCTTTGACGCACTGTACGACGAGGACGTGATCAAAGAGGAGGCCTTCTACAGGTGGGAGTCCAGCAAAGACCCCGCAGAGCAGACCGGCAAGGGCGTGGCCCTTAAGTCGGTCACCGCCTTCTTCACCTGGCTCCGCGAGGCCGAAGAGGAGTCCGACAAGGACTAA